The following are from one region of the Amylibacter sp. IMCC11727 genome:
- a CDS encoding gamma-butyrobetaine dioxygenase, producing the protein MVDTVTVSAKGDYLTVQFGDGAQHRFHAIWLRDNALDPETRSAGNGQRLITLSDIPADVQITMASASKDGIEVTFAPEGKTVQFPAEWLRDNAYDRDCGDDFALPQHVETWDKSLQSDVPVGHLPDLQSNRGALQSWLAHVRRYGFAKLTGGAAESGALLQVAELFGYIRETNYGKWFEVRTEVNPTNLAFTGLGLQAHTDNPYRDPVPTLQILYCLENSAEGGESMVVDGFRAAERLREANPSGFDLLSGYPARFEYAGEDGVCLQSRRPMIELSPDGQIVGVRFNNRSAAPIVDVPFEQMQAYYAAYRQFAEIIDDPDMAVSFKLEPGESFIVDNTRVMHARLGYSGEGSRWLQGCYADKDGLLSTLAAMERRVEAAQ; encoded by the coding sequence ATGGTCGATACAGTCACAGTTTCTGCAAAAGGCGATTACCTAACGGTTCAGTTTGGCGATGGCGCGCAGCATCGGTTTCACGCCATTTGGCTGCGTGACAATGCCCTGGACCCAGAAACGCGGTCTGCGGGCAATGGGCAAAGGTTGATCACGTTGAGCGATATTCCTGCGGATGTGCAGATAACCATGGCTTCGGCCAGCAAAGACGGGATTGAAGTGACCTTCGCGCCCGAAGGCAAAACCGTGCAATTCCCAGCCGAGTGGCTGCGCGACAATGCGTATGATCGCGATTGCGGCGATGACTTTGCCCTGCCCCAGCATGTTGAAACATGGGATAAATCCTTGCAATCCGATGTGCCTGTCGGGCATTTGCCTGATCTGCAAAGCAATCGCGGGGCGTTGCAGTCATGGTTGGCCCATGTGCGTCGATACGGGTTTGCCAAGCTGACCGGGGGCGCGGCGGAAAGCGGCGCATTGCTGCAAGTGGCAGAACTGTTTGGCTATATCCGCGAAACGAACTACGGCAAATGGTTTGAGGTGCGCACAGAAGTGAACCCAACCAATCTGGCCTTTACCGGGCTGGGCCTGCAAGCGCATACGGACAATCCCTATCGTGATCCTGTGCCCACGTTGCAAATCCTGTATTGCCTTGAAAATTCTGCAGAGGGGGGAGAGTCCATGGTTGTGGATGGATTTCGCGCCGCCGAACGGCTGCGCGAGGCCAATCCTTCGGGCTTTGATCTGTTGTCAGGCTATCCCGCGCGGTTTGAATACGCGGGCGAAGATGGTGTGTGCCTGCAATCGCGCCGCCCGATGATTGAATTGTCCCCCGATGGGCAGATCGTGGGCGTGCGGTTTAACAACCGATCCGCTGCGCCCATCGTGGATGTGCCGTTTGAACAGATGCAGGCGTATTATGCCGCCTATCGCCAGTTTGCGGAAATCATCGACGATCCTGATATGGCGGTGAGTTTCAAGCTGGAACCAGGGGAGAGCTTCATCGTGGACAACACCCGTGTGATGCACGCGCGTTTGGGGTATTCGGGCGAAGGCAGCCGATGGTTGCAGGGATGTTATGCCGATAAAGATGGCCTGCTATCGACGCTTGCTGCCATGGAGCGGCGGGTGGAGGCCGCCCAATGA
- a CDS encoding NADP-dependent isocitrate dehydrogenase, protein MADANTPDIVYTKVDEAPELASASLLPIIQRFAAAAGVSVGTKDISLAGRILSKFPDFLQEDQRISDDLAELGELVKTPDANVIKLPNISASVPQLVAAVEELQSQGFAIPDYPETPSTDAEKEIRARYDTLKGSAVNPVLREGNSDRRAATAVKKFAQNNPHRMGDWSANSKTRVASMDGNDFFSNETSATLASEATAKIVLETASGETVLKDAVSYPAGTVVDATFMGAAALDAFLASEIEKTKAEGVLFSLHMKATMMKVSDPIIFGHAVKAWLAPVFEAHGDKLTELGVNPNQGLGTLLERVESDADIMAAIDAVTATRPPMYMVNSDTGITNLHVPSDVIIDASMPALIRNGGKGWGPSGEEADTVCVIPDNSYAPVYDEAIEFFKANGKLNPATAGTVQNLGLMAQKAQEYGSHPTTFEIPEDGTVKMILTDGTVLHEHKVQKGDIWRSASARKAPIEDWVNLAIERQRLTGFRSIFWLDENRAHDAQLIAYVKPILEAKGVADKFEIMAPREATRASLETITKGENTIAITGNVLRDYLTDLFPILELATSAKMLSIVKLMQGGGLFETGAGGSAPKHVQQLQSENHLRWDSLGEFCALGESFKFLGETKGNARAKILGDAVEDATQGILDNDRSPSRKVGEPDNRDSHYWFARYWADALAQQTLDAELAAEFVPIAQALADSEGAILAELAAVQGAPADTGGYYHAVPAKRDAVMRPSATLNAIIG, encoded by the coding sequence ATGGCAGACGCAAACACCCCCGATATCGTATACACAAAGGTGGACGAGGCCCCAGAATTGGCCAGCGCGTCGCTGTTGCCGATTATTCAACGTTTCGCCGCTGCGGCGGGCGTGTCTGTTGGGACCAAAGACATCTCGCTTGCGGGGCGCATCCTGTCAAAATTCCCCGATTTCCTGCAAGAGGATCAGCGCATTTCTGATGATTTGGCAGAACTGGGCGAATTGGTGAAAACACCAGATGCCAATGTGATCAAACTGCCAAACATCTCTGCATCCGTGCCCCAATTGGTGGCTGCAGTAGAAGAGCTGCAATCACAGGGCTTCGCGATTCCAGATTACCCAGAAACACCGTCCACAGACGCCGAAAAAGAAATCCGCGCACGCTATGACACGCTCAAAGGGTCTGCGGTGAACCCTGTGCTGCGCGAAGGCAACTCTGATCGTCGTGCCGCCACCGCGGTAAAGAAATTTGCGCAAAACAACCCTCACCGTATGGGTGATTGGTCCGCAAACAGCAAAACGCGTGTGGCGTCCATGGACGGCAATGATTTCTTTTCCAACGAAACATCTGCCACCTTGGCAAGCGAGGCCACGGCTAAAATCGTTTTGGAAACAGCCTCTGGTGAAACCGTCTTGAAAGACGCGGTATCCTATCCTGCTGGTACGGTCGTGGATGCCACATTCATGGGTGCTGCTGCGCTGGATGCCTTTCTGGCGTCCGAAATTGAAAAGACCAAGGCCGAAGGCGTGCTGTTTTCCCTGCACATGAAGGCCACGATGATGAAGGTGTCCGACCCAATTATCTTTGGTCACGCGGTCAAAGCATGGCTCGCCCCTGTGTTCGAAGCACATGGCGACAAATTGACAGAACTGGGCGTGAACCCGAACCAAGGGCTCGGCACATTGCTGGAACGTGTTGAAAGCGACGCAGACATCATGGCCGCGATTGACGCAGTCACGGCAACGCGCCCCCCGATGTATATGGTGAATTCCGACACAGGCATTACCAACTTGCATGTGCCCTCTGACGTTATCATCGACGCCTCCATGCCCGCATTGATCCGCAATGGCGGCAAGGGCTGGGGCCCATCTGGTGAAGAAGCAGACACCGTTTGTGTGATCCCAGATAACTCTTACGCACCCGTCTACGACGAAGCCATCGAGTTTTTCAAAGCCAACGGCAAACTGAACCCGGCCACCGCTGGCACAGTGCAAAACCTCGGCCTGATGGCACAAAAAGCGCAGGAATACGGCTCCCACCCAACCACCTTTGAAATTCCCGAAGATGGCACTGTGAAGATGATCCTGACCGATGGCACAGTCCTGCACGAACATAAGGTGCAAAAGGGGGATATCTGGCGTTCTGCCTCTGCGCGCAAAGCCCCGATTGAAGACTGGGTCAATCTGGCCATTGAACGGCAACGTTTGACAGGGTTCCGATCCATCTTCTGGCTCGATGAAAACCGCGCACACGATGCGCAATTGATCGCCTATGTGAAACCAATCTTAGAAGCCAAAGGCGTGGCAGATAAGTTCGAAATCATGGCCCCACGCGAGGCAACCCGCGCCTCCCTTGAAACCATCACCAAAGGCGAAAACACCATTGCCATCACTGGCAATGTGTTGCGCGACTACCTGACTGATCTGTTCCCAATCTTGGAATTGGCCACATCTGCCAAAATGCTGTCCATCGTAAAATTGATGCAAGGCGGCGGCCTGTTTGAAACAGGCGCGGGCGGGTCTGCACCAAAGCATGTGCAACAGCTGCAATCGGAAAACCACCTGCGCTGGGACAGCCTGGGCGAGTTCTGTGCGCTCGGCGAAAGCTTTAAGTTCTTGGGCGAAACCAAAGGCAACGCGCGGGCGAAAATCCTTGGCGATGCGGTCGAAGATGCAACACAAGGCATTCTTGACAATGATCGCTCCCCCAGCCGCAAAGTGGGCGAGCCTGACAACCGCGACAGCCATTATTGGTTTGCCCGGTATTGGGCAGACGCTTTGGCACAACAAACGCTGGATGCCGAATTGGCTGCGGAATTCGTTCCAATCGCACAGGCCCTTGCCGATAGCGAAGGGGCAATCTTGGCTGAACTGGCCGCTGTTCAAGGGGCTCCTGCCGACACGGGTGGCTACTACCACGCTGTTCCCGCCAAACGCGACGCGGTGATGCGCCCAAGCGCAACATTGAACGCGATTATCGGCTAA
- a CDS encoding alpha/beta hydrolase → MTCFVLVSCGQDNRLAETPNVLLPVAQYPDKNLPDALKTTQPTIYYMTDREPSENIKAKVPYSHERSASMALGRQKLQFGEDLDWGELRLLSVLRHKTVVPVRAIASDELVRFPPTPIPFVSKGGRTIPDPVIARSYATAEDAFRREIRQALRITPDGEVLVYIHGVNNDFSRGAGTIANLWHFSGRQAVPIVYTWPAATPGLVGYFSDRESSIFSIFHFKQFLTLLAKMPEVKKINIVAHSQGTALTTSALRELIIAERAAGRNPKRSLKIETLILAAPDLNYEVFGQRFLAERFNDAFKQVTIYTSSNDYALGIAQFLFRGVRVGRVTYDDLDSIERRVLEGAPNIHIINVEAVVGRDSHSYFHNNPDVLSDIVISLRTGLPPGGEERPLEFQKGNFWNLHAGYPFDRPKTVFELERPDP, encoded by the coding sequence ATGACGTGTTTTGTTTTGGTCTCTTGTGGCCAAGACAATCGGTTGGCCGAAACACCAAACGTCTTGCTGCCTGTTGCACAATACCCCGACAAAAACCTACCAGACGCGCTTAAAACCACGCAGCCAACGATTTACTATATGACGGATCGTGAACCGTCCGAAAACATCAAAGCCAAGGTTCCTTATTCGCACGAGCGTTCCGCCTCAATGGCGCTGGGCCGCCAAAAACTGCAATTCGGCGAAGACTTGGACTGGGGCGAGTTGCGATTGCTTTCTGTTTTGCGTCATAAAACTGTTGTTCCTGTGCGGGCGATTGCATCAGATGAGCTGGTCCGCTTTCCCCCAACACCCATTCCGTTCGTTTCCAAGGGCGGGCGCACGATCCCCGATCCTGTCATTGCGCGCAGTTACGCCACCGCCGAAGATGCCTTTCGGCGCGAAATCCGCCAAGCATTGCGCATCACGCCAGATGGTGAGGTTTTGGTGTACATCCACGGTGTAAACAATGATTTCTCTCGTGGGGCAGGGACCATTGCAAACCTATGGCATTTTTCTGGGCGTCAGGCCGTTCCAATCGTTTACACTTGGCCTGCCGCAACTCCAGGGCTGGTGGGGTATTTCAGTGATCGCGAAAGCAGCATTTTTTCGATCTTTCACTTCAAACAGTTCCTCACACTGCTGGCAAAAATGCCCGAAGTGAAAAAGATCAACATCGTCGCCCACAGTCAGGGCACGGCGCTGACGACCTCGGCCTTACGTGAATTGATCATCGCGGAACGGGCCGCAGGGCGGAACCCGAAACGGTCTTTGAAAATCGAAACGCTGATCCTTGCCGCCCCTGATCTTAACTACGAAGTGTTTGGTCAAAGGTTTTTGGCAGAACGGTTCAACGATGCGTTCAAACAGGTCACGATTTACACGTCCTCTAACGACTATGCGCTTGGTATCGCACAGTTTTTGTTCCGCGGCGTGCGGGTTGGGCGTGTAACCTATGATGACCTCGACAGCATCGAACGGCGCGTGCTGGAAGGGGCTCCGAACATCCACATCATCAACGTAGAAGCCGTGGTCGGGCGCGACAGCCACAGTTACTTTCACAACAATCCCGATGTGCTCTCTGACATCGTGATTTCTTTGCGCACGGGGCTGCCTCCTGGTGGCGAGGAACGCCCGCTGGAGTTCCAGAAAGGCAATTTCTGGAACCTCCATGCTGGTTATCCATTTGATCGTCCAAAAACAGTTTTCGAGTTAGAGCGCCCCGACCCCTAG